The window TGCGGGTGTCATCGGCGTCCAACTCATCATCTGGAAGAAAGGGAACGGTTTTGGAACGGCAGAACGGATGCAGCGGCGGCATATTTACTCCAACATGGCCATCACTGACCTGAAATATCCTGCCATCCATATCCCGGCAGATCTCCGACGTTTTAAAATCAAGTGTGGCGCGGAATTGAAAGCGCGGGGTGCCGTTCTCCTCATAGGCTAAAAGATTTGCTTTGGACGATACCTGACTGTGTTCCGTGCGGATCAGGCGGCGAGCATGATAGGCGCTCATATCCATTGCCTTCTGCAGCTCGTTGACCATCTGTCCGTTCGAAGAACCTTGAATAACTCCGCTGGTGACAATCCGGTTCAGATATCGGGACAGCGAGACCCGGTGGTCTCCCCAAATACGCTCGGAATAGTTCTTTCCTTTCCAAGCGGTGGATGTGGCTGCCTGAATCTGGTGTGTGCTGATCCTGTTGAAGTTGCTGCCATATCCAATAAACTGCTGATAATCAAAAATTGTCTTGTAATAGCTTTCCTCAAAGGCTTTTGTAAGGCTTTGCTCTGTGACCAGCGCGTAATCACCGTATAGATCGGTAGCCAGCATGTTCAGCTGCATAATCAAAAATTCTTCCCGGCTGACCGCCCTGCTGTAGAATGCCTTATCCAGCAATTTTTTTAGTTCTCCATCCAGCGGATACTTTTTTGAAAGCACCTGACCTTCCTGCAGGGTAATATTCAGCGCTTGACGGTCGGGCAGAACCGCTTTTGCTTCCTGAAGACTAATACCTTCTTTGTCGGCGTATTTTTTATAAAACTCATTGATCTTGGCTTGCATTTCTCGGGTGCAGCGCTTAAACCAGCGAGTGACGAGCTGCGCTTTCCGCTGGCTGTACTGAAATTCTTTAACGGCGTTCTGTTCGGCGCGTTCCAGCCAATAGTCGGAATTGTCCAATTAGAAGACCTCCTCAGAATCCCCGGCTCCATCATTCCCGGTTTCGCTGCCATCGCCGGTGTTTTCTTCTTTTGCCTGTTCGTTCTGCTTCTTTTTCAGCTCCGCAGCAGCATCATCAATTTCCGGATACATGCCAATCAATGTTTCTTCAGACAAAATGTCCCGGAGAAGGTTGATGGTCTGTGCAGCTTCGTAAGTATTAGCCACCGCCGAGCGGTCAAAGGACAGCTTTACGGTTCTCCAATCATAATTGGTGTTTTTTAGGGCGTTAATGTATTCGGTAACCAACCGGACTTTTTTAGTCTCAGACGAAGTGAAATAAGTCTGCTTCTCAATCGACAGCTCCTCCAAGCCAAACAGCTTGTATTTAATGGCCACGCCGGAAAGATTTCCGGCAAATGCCTCATCTGTAAGGTTTGGAACCTGAGAGAGAAAAAATATATCTTTATATGAACGGTTTTTATGATTTTCTGATGCCGTATCATTTGTATCTTTAGTAATAAATCCCGGCTTGCATCCGGTCGGTGCATAAATGATTCGGTTCTTTTTCATAACCTTGGCGCTGTCTTCAGCCGACAGTTCATTGCCATCCTCATCTTCCGCATTGAGGTCGTCAATGCCCTCAAAGACGAGATAAGCGTCAGTGAAGTAATCAAGGTCGTTTGCAGTATCGCTGACGGCTTTGTCATAAGCGTCGATCTGAGGGATAACATCCTCATAATCGCCTTTTATTTCCGCATTGTTCATGCGGACAATAATTGGGACATCGGAAAAGTTATGGCTGAATTTCTCCTGCTGTTTCCACTGGCCGCCGCTCATGCGCTTAAAATTGTAGACGTAATATTTGGTATAAATATCTACATATTCAATGTCGTTGCTGTGGCTGTCAATACTTGTAATTTTGTATGGGCGCAGGGCCATAGCTAAAAAGTTTGAAGGCGTCTGACTGAAAACCGGAATAATTTCATCTGCCTTGTAAAATTGAGTCTTTAACTTTCCTTCCGGATTGATGAAAAGTAGCTCATAGGAGATGCCGCGTTTGCTCATTTCCTTTGATTCTTCAAAATGCTTGATTTTAGTCATATTAGAATCAAGAATATCGTCAAGCTCTTTTTTGTATTCCGGATCATCCGTTTCGTATCTTACACCGTATCCCATAAAATAGGCCGTTGCAATTTTTGTGATGTATTTTGCGAAAGCATGGGAAATCTTGTTGTTTGGCTTGTCGGGATCATCCATGCTGCGGCTTTGAATTTCTGTTTCGTTATGATAATACTTTTCAAGATAATTCAGCCGGCGCTTATTTGGTTTGAATTTTGTCAGGCAGTAGTCAATGACTTCCGCAGTAATTTCAATATCGTCAGTCAGCTTAATCTCAATCGGGCGGGGAATCTTGTTCTTGATATCGCCGTTCATTATAATCCAAACCTCCTTTTACCAACTTTAATACGCTTTTTGTTTCCCCCACAGGCAATTGTGCGGCAGCCCTCCAGTGCATCCGGCCCATCGTCGTGATCTGCCATAGGGAAATATTGAAGCTGTTCCAGCAGCCGCTTGTGCTGCCGATTGAATTTTATGTACTTGTTTTCAATGTCCGGCTGTAACGTCTGGATACGCAGCACTTTATCGGAAGTCTGCTGCACCTCTTTGATTGGAAGATAAATCCGACGTTTGGCGCTTTCTTTTGCGAGCTCGGTCTTTAGAAAATACTGGAACTGGTTTGTTTCACAGCCGAAGCTCTTATATTTTTTCTTGAAAGTTTTCAGAATCCAAGCTGCCTTACCCAACACAGCCTCAATGATTGCGCTTGGCAGCCGCCGCTCCACGTCGGCATCAGCAATATACATATAGCCGGTGCTGCGTGACTTTGCAATGGTGATAATGGCTGAAAAGTCAGATTTCTTGCTTTTGCCGAGTGATGGATCAACAAATCCATAAAAGTCGAAGTCTTTATCCGCAAAGGATATATCATGTGGATTATAGTAATCGAACCGCTCTTCATTGAAGAGACAGTCCTCCGGATCAATCGGTTCGTTTTGTTCCTCAGAATTGAATGAAGCTTCTCCTTCGGATATTTTCATAACCATCAGGTTGTAATACGACAGCTTTTCCGGCCAGAGCACTTCCGTGCCAGCAGTCATTTCCTCACGGTGCTGTTCAAAGAATGTAAGCGCATCCTGTTCATTGTTTTTATTGTTCTTATCAATTAAAATTGCTTCCCATTGATCCCACAGAGGAGAAGCGGAAAAACTAAGGACGGCCTGATATTT of the uncultured Caproiciproducens sp. genome contains:
- a CDS encoding minor capsid protein; translation: MDNSDYWLERAEQNAVKEFQYSQRKAQLVTRWFKRCTREMQAKINEFYKKYADKEGISLQEAKAVLPDRQALNITLQEGQVLSKKYPLDGELKKLLDKAFYSRAVSREEFLIMQLNMLATDLYGDYALVTEQSLTKAFEESYYKTIFDYQQFIGYGSNFNRISTHQIQAATSTAWKGKNYSERIWGDHRVSLSRYLNRIVTSGVIQGSSNGQMVNELQKAMDMSAYHARRLIRTEHSQVSSKANLLAYEENGTPRFQFRATLDFKTSEICRDMDGRIFQVSDGHVGVNMPPLHPFCRSKTVPFLPDDELDADDTRIARSGKGETYKIPSNMTYREWYEKYAKGNPEETLAEQKYKNGTADAQQYEKYKATLSKDAPGSLDKFQNIKYTDHVAWDSMKSKYRSQNYQNRKSGE
- a CDS encoding phage portal protein, with amino-acid sequence MNGDIKNKIPRPIEIKLTDDIEITAEVIDYCLTKFKPNKRRLNYLEKYYHNETEIQSRSMDDPDKPNNKISHAFAKYITKIATAYFMGYGVRYETDDPEYKKELDDILDSNMTKIKHFEESKEMSKRGISYELLFINPEGKLKTQFYKADEIIPVFSQTPSNFLAMALRPYKITSIDSHSNDIEYVDIYTKYYVYNFKRMSGGQWKQQEKFSHNFSDVPIIVRMNNAEIKGDYEDVIPQIDAYDKAVSDTANDLDYFTDAYLVFEGIDDLNAEDEDGNELSAEDSAKVMKKNRIIYAPTGCKPGFITKDTNDTASENHKNRSYKDIFFLSQVPNLTDEAFAGNLSGVAIKYKLFGLEELSIEKQTYFTSSETKKVRLVTEYINALKNTNYDWRTVKLSFDRSAVANTYEAAQTINLLRDILSEETLIGMYPEIDDAAAELKKKQNEQAKEENTGDGSETGNDGAGDSEEVF